tatttggaaggcctttgctgaattggtaccaaaagacggattattctatccgggactccattctaaaacaactttgcagaacttcgtaccaacatgccttggttacttctggctaatgatgaatgcatggatttcttcaatactttgacactaggaaacctctctcgacccctcggcgatcctcgacccctcgaaccctcgacgaccctggaaccctcgacccctagatgaccctcttcttcctctcatgttcaagaggatcgccgaggggtcgggaggttgcctagtgtcaaaggattcaacaaaaccatgtcttcatcattaggcgaaagtaacatgtgcatgatggtacgaagctcttcaaagttgttctggaacggagtcccagataggataattcgctttttggtacaaagttcagcaagagccttccgaatatcgctatttggaagcctttgctgaattcgtaccaaaaagcggattattctatccgggactccattccagaataactttgcagaacttcgtaccaacatgccctggttacttccggctaatgatgaaggcatggatttcttcaatactttgacactaggaaacctctctctacttccggctaataagaagaagaagaagaagaagaagaataaaagaagaaaaaaagaggagaagaagaaaggaatagtggagaaaagagaaaatagaatatattctattttctcttcttctccactattcctttcttcttctcctcttctttttcttcttttttcttcttcttatttatttctcctcttcttttcggtagaggaaaccctaaatagctagcaagtatcgtgggtgtgagatacatgtggccttcggtgtcggacactacatccacgtcccacaagtgacgtgggcgtcgaagcccgcgccacttgtgggatgtgggtgtagtgtccgacaccgacggtacatgtatctcacaccgacgatactttctatttagggtttctcctctaccgctcggcgaccctctcgacgaccctcgttcccgataaaataaagaggaagaagaagaagaaaaaagaagagaagaaagaatagaggagaagacttcctcttcttcctctcctcttcttctccctcttcttccccttcttcctcgcctctctcatgaatgtccgacgttctcgaccccccccacgtgtcgaagaaaaaaaagaagaaaaaaataggagaagaagaaaggaatagaggagaaaagagaaaatagaatatatattctatttttctcttcttctcctctattcctttcttcttctcctcttttttttcttcttttttcttcttcttatttatttctcctcgtcttcctctcccctctcggcgaccctagaccccctctcgaccgtcgacccctaggcgaccgtcgacccctaggcgaccgtcgacccctctcttttttttcttcctcttcttttttatcctcttcttcctctaccgctcggcgaccctcgacaaccctcgttcccgataaaaaaaagaggaagaagaagaaaaaaaagaggagaagaaagaatagaggagatcttctcctctattctttcttctcctcttttttcttttcttattcctcttcttttttatcctcttcttcctctcattatattttctacgaatgttctatatacatacatccatcgatatcattccatacatcatatacatctacattatatatgaacaaaaaaatatcaaaattcatcatacatacatCTACAGTATATATGAACAGTATATATGAACACAAAAAAATCaaaattcatcatacatacatCTACAGTATATATGAataaaaaaaatatcaaaattcatcatacatacatacatctacagtatatatatatgaacaaatatcaaaattcatcatacatacatacatacatctgcAAATTCAGGAgcagggaaggaaggaaggggggaggaggcggtagcTACCTCTCCCGGAGGGATCGGGAAGGAGACACGGGCGGCCGGCGtcgggggcgacggcgacgaggacgggctcggggtcggcgagggagagggcgagggcgacggcggacgGGCTCGGGGACGCAGGGGGTGCTCGGGGGCGGTGGACGGGCGGCCGNNNNNNNNNNNNNNNNNNNNNNNNNNNNNNNNNNNNNNNNNNNNNNNNNNNNNNNNNNNNNNNNNNNNNNNNNNNNNNNNNNNNNNNNNNNNNNNNNNNNNNNNNNNNNNNNNNNNNNNNNNNNNNNNNNNNNNNNNNNNNNNNNNNNNNNNNNNNNNNNNNNNNNNNNNNNNNNNNNNNNNNNNNNNNNNNNNNNNNNNNNNNNNNNNNNNNNNNNNNNNNNNNNNNNNNNNNNNNNNNNNNNNNNNNNNNNNNNNNNNNNNNNNNNNNNNNNNNNNNNNNNNNNNNNNNNNNNNNNNNNNNNNNNNNNNNNNNNNNNNNNNNNNNNNNNNNNNNNNNNNNNNNNNNNNNNNNNNNNNNNNNNNNNNNNNNNNNNNNNNNNNNNNNNNNNNNNNNNNNNNNNNNNNNNNNNNNNNNNNNNNNNNNNNNNNNNNNNNNNNNNNNNNNNNNNNNNNNNNNNNNNNNNNNNNNNNNNNNNNNNNNNNNNNNNNNNNNNNNNNNNNNNNNNNNNNNNNNNNNNNNNNNNNNNNNNNNNNNNNNNNNNNNNNNNNNNNNNNNNNNNNNNNNNNNNNNNNNNNNNNNNNNNNNNNNNNNNNNNNNNNNNNNNNNNNNNNNNNNNNNNNNNNNNNNNNNNNNNNNNNNNNNNNNNNNNNNNNNNNNNNNNNNNNNNNNNNNNNNNNNNNNNNNNNNNNNNNNNNNNNNNNNNNNNNNNNNNNNNNNNNNNNNNNNNNNNNNNNNNNNNNNNNNNNNNNNNNNNNNNNNNNNNNNNNNNNNNNNNNNNNNNNNNNNNNNNNNNNNNNNNNNNNNNNNNNNNNNNNNNNNNNNNNNNNNNNNNNNNNNNNNNNNNNNNNNNNNNNNNNNNNNNNNNNNNNNNNNNNNNNNNNNNNNNNNNNNNNNNNNNNNNNNNNNNNNNNNNNNNNNNNNNNNNNNNNNNNNNNNNNNNNNNNNNNNNNNNNNNNNNNNNNNNNNNNNNNNNNNNNNNNNNNNNNNNNNNNNNNttattttttatttctacttaaaactaaatacttacagttttttagtgatttcttttcgcttttaggtcacaaaaattataaactttctgttagtgccattagttttaaattttaaatagtttaaatttgaatttttaaaaatttgtgtgaatcactagtttatgaataacttactataaaattagaatttttttctatttatttttttcttctttgctatttattttttattttaggtcacacaaattatagtttgattttaggtcacacaaattatattctttttgctattgaagaatattatagttttattttagttgataataacataatattttaattgattgtttttattttcataaaagttttgtagttcattctatttgctattaattcattctttgagctaaatgactctgaaattggaaagcatttcaaaatgaactctgaaaaggttgaaagttggcatggtctcatcatttcacccacatagcatgttccaaaaagtagagagggttacgacaaaaacttgatgcacttcatgtacaaaatggacaatcactttcgaagtatcaaagtttcgaaccataagacatgaaagcatttcaaatgaactctgaaaaagttgaaagttgggatggtatcagaatttcacccacatagcatttgcttattgcgggagaaagtcttcactttttcttcgcttgtgtcatttgcttattgcgccgtaaccatggataatcttcattatttatcaggatgcttgggtcagccttgacattgaagggaggaatttcatgaaacttttcataatcttcagacatgtctgtcttgccgtccactcccaggatgtccctttttcctgaaagaactatgtggcgctttggctcatcgtatgatgtattcgcttccttatcttttctttttctcggtttggtagacatgtccttcacatagataacctgtgccacatcattggctaggacgaacggttcgtcagtgtacccaagatttttcagatccactgttgtcattccgtactgtgggtctacctgtaccccgccgcctaacagattgacccatttgcacttaaacaaagggaccttaaaatcaggtccgtagtcaagttcccatatgtccactatgtaaccataatatgtgtcctttccgctctcggttgctgcatcaaagcggacaccgctgttttggttggtgctcttttgatcttgggcgttcgtgtaaaatgtattcccatttatctcgtatcctttgtaagtcaatacagtcaaagatggtcccctggacaacaagtacaactcatcacaaacagtgttgtcacctctgagacgtgtttccaaccaactgctgaaactcctgatgtgttcacatgtaatccagtcgtcgcactgctccgggtgtttggagcgcagactgttcttgtgttcatcgacatacggggtcaccaaggtagagttctgtagaactgtgtagtgtgcttgagatcaagaatatccgtccctgcatattattgagtctcttcccagagtgccttttccagtcagtctcccctcataccgcgatttagggagacctatcttgttaaggccaggaatgaagtcaacacaaaacccgataacatcctctgtttgatggcccatggagatgcttccttctggcctagcgcggtcacggacatatttctttaggactcccatgaacctctcaaaagggaacacattgtgtagaaatacgggccccaggatgacaatctcgtcgacaagatgaactaggacgtgcgtcatgatattgaagaaggatggtgggaacaccagctcaaaactgacaagacattgcgccacatcactccttagccttggtacgatttctggatcgatcaccttctgagagattgcattgaggaatgcacatagcttcacaatggctaatcgaacgttttctggtagaagccccctcaatgcaaccggaagcagttgtgtcataatcacgtggcagtcatgagactttaggttctgaaactttttctctggcatatatataattaagtgtccaaattaatagaagttcatcatcacattaaaactaaagtgcatacatagttctcatctaacaacatatagctctccagagcatctaattaattaaaccatacattgaaactatgtaaaacatttcaatgcgaaaacaaatgcgatcataatcgcaaccaaggtaacaattaatccaacggcataatgataccaagcctcggtatgaatggcatattttctaatctttctaatcttcaagcgcattgcatccatcttgatcttgtgatcatcgacgacatccgtaacatgcaactccaatatcatcttctcctcctcaattttttttattttttccttcaacaaattgttttcttcttcaactaaatttaacctctcgacaatagggtcggttggcattttcgattcacatacatcctagataaataaaatctatgtcacgttggtcgacataattttcataaacaataaatgaaccaatagttatgaagataatatacataccaaatccgaatcatagacaggacgagggccgacgggggcggataccaaaaccatcgcactatataagatgcaataataaatgtaagaaaatgatacaagtatctatctaaacagacaagtaagaatatttttcctttcataaagaagataagaacaagaggctcaccacggtggtgtcggtgatgagatcagcgcgggtgatcgacggcggtgaagacggggacggggcgtgacggaccgctaaatctagacaaatctcgaggaaaatggagcttggaggtcgagcttcgagaggagaaagtttaagtagtgtggctcgggcattccatcgaacacctcatgtgcataggaggtgagctagagcaccacaaacccctcccctcgccggccagagaaaaacagagaactggagtgctctgctcgcgggcgagggtatatataggcacctcattggtcccggtttgtggcaagaaccgggactaaaggggagcctttggtcccggttcaggccaccaaccgggaccaatggtggtgggccaggagcgaggcccattggtcccggttcatcccaccaaccgggaccaaaaggtccagacgaaccgggaccaatggcccacgtggcccggccggccccctgggctcacgaaccgggaccaatgcccacattagtcccggttctacactgaaccgggactaatgggctgagccggcctggaccatagccctgttttctactagtgggtcaagccccggcctctgcatcagaacgatgcatacggccatattaTTGATAAGCAAAAGGTTCAACAGAAGTCTTCAGGTCTCAAAATAAAGAAGCTCACAAAGAGCAAAAGCAACATGACAGGATAGCCACAACCGACAGGCAAAAATATAAGATAGGAaactaaacacctatcctattacatgaccaccATTCAAATCGGTTGAAGATATCTCGAACTACCGTCTtccatcggatagatccagtaaccaaacgctctctGGTCTCTGtcagagtgagtagcgaccacatacggatgagtGTAGTGGCCCAgaagataacctgcaagaaatgaatacttgttgttctgttaaaaaccaactcgtttctgcagttccagactgcccataataaagcacatactcctacatggATATGTCTCGCTGTTTCGGAATCTAACCCATctaaccacgtcccaaataacgtgttgatggTATTCGGAGGAAAATGACAAAATGATGAAATCAAACGGCGCTCAATCTATTGCATTGTTATTTTTTACATACAACAATCTAGACATCTGTGCCAACATATGTTACATGTGCCCTTGATTGGGATAGTTAACCTCCAAACATTATACTGAAGACTGGACTTGCAATAATCTCTTTTTCTAAACATGGATTGTGATGCAAGAAGTAAATGATTTACATAGTCCctggaccaaattttttttttgaaaagggggggctccccggcctctgcatcaaaacgatgcatacggccatcttattaaacaAAAAAAGGCAAAAGTGCCAACAAGGTTCCACAGTCTCCAGCTAAACCAAAAGGAAAAAGAGACAAGCAGCTCACACAGAGCTCCAGGCGGCTAGATATACAAACTAGCCCAAAAaagatgccacaaccggctggctaacaatacataggaaaactaattgcctatcctattacatgaccgccatccaaaccggttgaagatatcccgagcgaccatctcccaacggatagatccagtaaccaaatgctccctggcctccatcggagtgagtagcgaccatgaACGGATCAGTGCCGTAGCTCGGATCAGTCCCTGGACCAATCCGCCCAATATGAATGAAAGTGATCATTAGGCCTTTGGATGGCAGCGTGGCCTACACATTCTTTCTCGCCAAAGAACTCTCAGTACATGCGATCCCAGCTATCTTTTCAAAGAATCGCAACCTCCGGATTCGCATAATATGGATAAGACGGAAATATAGTAGTATGATCGGTCTCAGCTTAATCCAAAATATGTCGTATTGTCCAGTAGTGTTAGTCACCCGAGAAAGGTATACTCCTCCCATTCCAAATATTATCATTACTGCATACAGAATATATTTTGCTTCCTTTAGAATTTCATTGGGTGACAAGGTTACCACAATTATCCCTTGAAAAATTGAGCATGCAGCCAACATAAGTGTTGAATGAAAGCAAATTTCCACGGAATATTTGAGCAGTTTGATTGGTGCATTCGAGTTTGATGTCCTTCCCGGCCATTGAGGTAGCATCCACATGTGCAAGTAGGATAGAGCACACGAAGAGCTAGAGATGTAAAGCCCGCTTCTGTACCATGAAGCCAATATTTTACGGTCATAGGCAAATGACAGAAGTACTGCGAGTGAATTTGGAACGAGTACTCCTAATATGCGCGATGTGGCAGTATTGAAGCTCACTGTGCGACTAGCATGGTCAAAGGGATTAGTGAACCATAGAAGCAGTGCCACGAACTCTGGCATGCAGACAAGTATGATGCCCTCCCCTAGCCATTCTGTGACGATTGTCCATGTTGTTATGAGTAGCATTATAAGACAGGACTTATGCAGCACTGGCAGCACCTTTACGACACCATGACTGGCTCCAATAGGCGGTGCGGCTACCATCACTGCTAGTGTGCCTAGAGACGAGTTGATGAATACAGGGAAGTGAGAGAAAACGAAAGTGCCGCCTTGTTGTCCACTGAGTTGAGTCCATATCACGAATGATAGCTGCAAACAACAAGGAATCATTGCCATTTTCCTCCGATCCTCGGTACTCTTAATGCCGTTTTCAGATGGAACCTCTTCACTGCTGTTGTACTGAATACTAGGATTCTCCTTAAATTTGTTGGCAAGTGCACCTATGAAGACAAGGATAATAACAGGTATGATAGCAATTCTGATATACCTTCTGTTGATCAGTAGTAAGAGAGCATAATGTTGTAGCACCATAGCAGCAGTTGCGTTGCAGGTCCAAACACCGCAAAATATACTCCTCCTAGAGTACCTCAGCACTAATTGCAGCACCAACACCGAAACGAAAATGACCACACCGAAATCCTCCACATAGCTTATCGTAACTGTATTTTTGAATCCCGTTATAACTTCAGACCGCAGGGCTTGTAAAAACAAAACAATGGCAACTGCAGACATCACAAGCAGATGGTACATTTGCAGGAATTCCACTTCGTTTTGGAGCACACGAGGTGATGTCATAAGCTGTTTATTAGCCCAAACGCAACGAAAATTTTGTCAGATTTTAGGAGACAAACTAGTCATAACTTGTTTTCTTCAATTGAACATTCTAAACAGATGGTTTTCAGGAAGTAAATATGTAGCAAGATCGATTTTGAGATTGGACGGGGCTTGCCAGTCCCGCTAGGTTGACTCTGTAGAGAATAGCTTAA
The sequence above is a segment of the Triticum dicoccoides isolate Atlit2015 ecotype Zavitan chromosome 1A, WEW_v2.0, whole genome shotgun sequence genome. Coding sequences within it:
- the LOC119349896 gene encoding uncharacterized protein LOC119349896, whose product is MSWSSAFKGMWKANEEETLPPSTPWGRGRPSSPASGDIHLPMVDLESLEFHFEDEDYQQEKGIQQFRIDDDYCKVYDPGSLKEIQPIASHDSKEPGPGPVKLMTSPRVLQNEVEFLQMYHLLVMSAVAIVLFLQALRSEVITGFKNTVTISYVEDFGVVIFVSVLVLQLVLRYSRRSIFCGVWTCNATAAMVLQHYALLLLINRRYIRIAIIPVIILVFIGALANKFKENPSIQYNSSEEVPSENGIKSTEDRRKMAMIPCCLQLSFVIWTQLSGQQGGTFVFSHFPVFINSSLGTLAVMVAAPPIGASHGVVKNG